A window of Shewanella mesophila contains these coding sequences:
- the arsJ gene encoding organoarsenical effux MFS transporter ArsJ — MFATIRSLPVEIRQYLIVTGNYWAFTLTDGALRMLVVLHFHQLGYSPLAIAMLFIFYEFFGVVTNLVGGYLGARLGLNRTMNIGLGLQVAALLMLLVPSAWLTVPWVMAAQAVSGIAKDLNKMSAKSSVKMLVAKGEEGRLYKYIALLTGSKNALKGAGFFLGGALLALLGFQGAIGLMAALLSLVWLMSIIKLKQDLGKAKNKPKFSELFSKSRAINILSAARMCLFAARDVWFVVALPVYLASQFGWDHYAVGGFLALWVIGYGAVQSVAPRLTGKASGVVPDGRTALWWACGLTLIPAVIALLMTANYAAEYSQAALLLGLLMFGAVFAVNSSLHSYLIVSYASDDGVSLDVGFYYMANAMGRLLGTLLSGWVYQQFGLIACLWISAGLLGTTALISIGLPRR, encoded by the coding sequence ATGTTTGCCACGATTCGCTCGCTACCAGTTGAAATAAGACAATACCTGATTGTCACCGGTAACTATTGGGCATTTACCTTGACCGATGGTGCGCTGCGTATGTTAGTGGTATTGCACTTTCATCAACTCGGTTATTCGCCGCTAGCCATCGCGATGTTGTTTATCTTCTATGAGTTCTTTGGGGTCGTCACTAATTTAGTCGGCGGCTATCTCGGTGCACGTTTAGGCCTCAATCGCACCATGAATATCGGCTTGGGCTTGCAAGTGGCGGCTTTGTTGATGTTATTGGTGCCCAGCGCTTGGCTTACTGTGCCTTGGGTGATGGCTGCGCAGGCTGTGTCGGGGATCGCCAAAGACCTCAATAAGATGAGTGCCAAAAGTAGCGTTAAGATGCTGGTGGCCAAGGGCGAAGAGGGCAGATTATACAAATACATCGCACTGCTAACGGGTTCTAAGAACGCCTTAAAAGGAGCGGGCTTCTTCTTAGGTGGCGCATTGCTGGCTCTGCTGGGGTTTCAGGGCGCAATTGGGTTAATGGCTGCACTGCTGAGCCTTGTTTGGCTGATGAGTATCATCAAGCTGAAGCAAGACTTAGGCAAGGCGAAGAATAAGCCTAAGTTTAGTGAGCTGTTTTCTAAAAGCCGCGCGATTAATATCTTGTCTGCTGCACGTATGTGCTTATTTGCTGCGCGCGATGTGTGGTTTGTGGTGGCACTGCCGGTTTATCTTGCCAGTCAGTTTGGCTGGGATCATTATGCCGTCGGTGGGTTTCTGGCGTTGTGGGTGATAGGGTATGGCGCGGTGCAAAGCGTTGCGCCTAGGCTGACTGGCAAAGCAAGTGGCGTCGTACCCGATGGCCGCACCGCACTATGGTGGGCGTGTGGGTTGACGCTTATTCCTGCCGTTATCGCACTCCTCATGACTGCCAATTATGCCGCCGAATATTCCCAAGCCGCGCTGTTGCTCGGTTTGCTAATGTTTGGCGCCGTGTTTGCAGTGAACTCTTCTCTGCACAGTTATCTTATCGTTAGCTATGCCAGCGATGATGGCGTATCACTGGACGTTGGTTTTTATTATATGGCCAACGCCATGGGACGTCTGCTCGGCACCCTGCTGTCTGGTTGGGTGTATCAACAGTTTGGACTTATTGCTTGTCTGTGGATCTCGGCTGGACTACTCGGGACCACTGCGCTGATCAGTATTGGATTACCGAGGCGATAA